In Ovis aries strain OAR_USU_Benz2616 breed Rambouillet chromosome 14, ARS-UI_Ramb_v3.0, whole genome shotgun sequence, a single genomic region encodes these proteins:
- the DHDH gene encoding trans-1,2-dihydrobenzene-1,2-diol dehydrogenase: MALRWGIVSAGLISSDFTTMLRMLPRSEHQVVAVAARDLSRAKEFAKKHDIPKAYGSYEELAKDPDVEVAYIGTQHPQHKAAVLLCLTAGKAVLCEKPMGVNAAEVREMVAEARSRGLFLMEAIWTRFFPAVEALRSVLAQGTLGDLRVVRAEFGKNLTHVHRATDWAQAGGGLLDLGIYCLQFISMVFGGQKPEKISAVGRRHETGVDDTVTVILQYPGGVHGSFTCSISAQLANTVSVSGTKGMAQLLNPCWSPTELVVKGEHKEFPLPPAPGKEFNFTNGMGMCYEAKHVRECLQKGLKESPVIPLVESELLADILEEVRKAIGITFPQDKC; this comes from the exons ATGGCGCTTCGCTGGGGCATCGTGTCGGCTGGCCTTATCTCCAGCGACTTCACGACGATGCTGCGGATGCTGCCTCGCTCTGAGCACCAG GTAGTGGCGGTAGCGGCCCGTGACCTGAGCCGGGCGAAGGAGTTTGCTAAGAAACACGACATTCCCAAGGCCTATGGATCCTATGAGGAACTGGCCAAGGACCCAGACGTGG AGGTGGCCTACATTGGCACCCAGCACCCCCAGCACAAGGCCGCAGTGTTACTCTGCCTGACAGCGGGCAAGGCTGTGTTGTGCGAGAAGCCCATGGGTGTGAACGCTGCGGAAGTGCGCGAAATGGTTGCTGAGGCCCGATCCCGAGGCCTCTTCCTTatggag GCCATCTGGACCCGGTTCTTCCCTGCTGTAGAGGCTCTGAGGTCTGTCCTGGCCCAGGGAACTCTGGGGGACCTTCGGGTTGTTCGGGCAGAATTTGGGAAGAATCTCACCCACGTACACCGGGCCACAGACTGGGCCCAGGCGGGAGGTGGCTTGTTAGACCTTGGCATCTACTGCCTCCAGTTCATCTCCATGGTCTTCGGTGGGCAGAAGCCAGAGAAGATTTCAGCTGTGGGAAGGCGCCATGAAACAG GTGTGGACGACACTGTCACTGTGATACTCCAGTACCCAGGAGGGGTCCACGGCAGCTTCACCTGCAGCATCTCTGCCCAGCTCGCCAACACGGTGTCCGTGAGTGGTACCAAGGGCATGGCCCAG CTCCTCAACCCCTGCTGGAGCCCAACAGAGCTGGTGGTGAAGGGGGAGCATAAGGAGTTCCCACTGCCTCCAGCCCCAGGAAAGGAGTTCAATTTTACAAATGGAATGGGCATGTGTTATGAGGCCAAGCATGTCCGGGAATGCCTGCAGAAAG GCCTGAAGGAAAGTCCTGTGATTCCGCTGGTGGAAAGTGAGCTCCTGGCTGACATCCTTGAGGAGGTGAGGAAGGCCATTGGAATCACCTTCCCCCAAGACAAATGCTGA
- the LOC132657775 gene encoding craniofacial development protein 2-like, with product MNQGKLEVVKQEMARVNIDILGIRELKWTGMAEFNSDDYYIYYCGQESLRRNGVAIMVNKRVQNAVLGCNLKNDRMISVRLQGKPFNITVIQVYAPTSNAEEAEVEWFYEDLQDLLELTPKKDVLFFIGDWNAKVGSQETPGVTGKFGLGMQNEAGQRLIEFCQENALVIANTLFQQHKRRLYTWTSPDGQHRNQIDYILCSQRWRSSIQSTKTRPGADCGSDHELLITKFRLKLKKVRKTARPFRYDLNQIPYDYTVEVRNRFKGLDLIDRVPDELRNEVHDIVQETGIKTIPMEKKCKKSKMAVWGGLTNSCEKKRSEKQRRKGKI from the coding sequence atgaatcaaggcaaattggaagtggtcaaacaagaaatggcaagagtgaacatcgacattctgggaatcagggaactaaaatggactggaatggctgaatttaactcagatgactattatatctactactgcgggcaggaatccctcagaagaaatggagtagccatcatggtcaacaaaagagtccaaaatgcagtacttggatgcaatctcaaaaatgacagaatgatctctgttcgtctccaaggcaaaccattcaatatcacggtaatccaagtctatgccccaaccagtaacgctgaagaagctgaagttgaatggttctatgaagacctacaagaccttttagaactaacacctaaaaaagatgtccttttctttataggggactggaatgcaaaagtaggaagtcaagaaacacctggagtaacaggcaaatttggccttggaatgcagaatgaagcagggcaaagactaatagagttttgccaagaaaatgcactggtcatagcaaacaccctcttccaacaacacaagagaagactctacacatggacatcaccagatggtcaacaccgaaatcagattgattatattctttgcagccagagatggagaagctctatacagtcaacaaaaacaagaccaggagctgactgtggctcagatcatgaactccttattaccaaattcagacttaaattgaagaaagtcaggaaaactgctagaccattcaggtatgacctaaatcaaatcccttatgattatacagtggaagtgagaaatagatttaagggcctagatctaatagatagagtgcctgatgaactacggaatgaggttcatgacattgtacaggagacagggatcaagaccatccccatggaaaagaaatgcaaaaaaagcaaaatggctgtctggggaggccttacaaatagctgtgaaaagaagagaagcgaaaagcaaaggagaaaaggaaagatataa